Proteins from one Bufo gargarizans isolate SCDJY-AF-19 chromosome 8, ASM1485885v1, whole genome shotgun sequence genomic window:
- the LOC122945862 gene encoding E3 ubiquitin/ISG15 ligase TRIM25-like: MASADLRAELDCSICLSLYTDPVSLRCGHNFCRSCIVSALDAQEAAGVYSCPDCRAEYPERPALEKNRKLRNIVEHFLSARPDMEDTGIFCTYCDSPVPAVRTCLQCEASFCDKHLSRHSKSSEHTLVEPTATPKERKCSTHKEVLKYYCPIDTACICVSCCLVGEHRGHDVELLDVASEKKKEKLRKYLKELNPQKADIQARLHNLQDRQRNIQEKASDKRKNVRKLFMDIKKQLEMAEKKALSEISRQEEKIVSHISDLIKKLEIEADELSRKMHHVEEMCHVTDPIRLLQESDITVCGRGDDEDTGGEGRSEDGLDEVLISLTLHRSMRDIVTNVRSELGLHVPDILLDEDTAHRYLKISEDRKTATDSEKEEQDRPESPERFLIYPQVLSRCGLSSDRYYWELEWNLIGECGVGLSYPSIEREGDESGITYNEKSWCLVMSDTVCAAYHNSAILPLNINSCPRLGVFLDYEAGRLSFYQLCDPIRHLHTFTASFSEPLHVAFYMQDEASVRIIS; this comes from the coding sequence ATGGCGTCTGCTGACCTGAGGGCCGAGCTGGACTGCTCCATCTGCCTGAGCCTCTATACAGACCCCGTATCCCTGAGATGTGGACACAACTTCTGCCGCTCATGTATTGTGAGTGCGCTGGATGCACAGGAGGCAGCTGGAGTGTATTCCTGTCCTGACTGCAGAGCAGAATATCCGGAGCGTCCGGCCCTGGAGAAGAACAGGAAGCTGAGGAACATAGTGGAGCATTTCTTATCTGCTCGGCCTGATATGGAGGATACCGGGATCTTCTGTACTTATTGCGATTCTCCAGTACCAGCTGTGAGGACATGTCTGCAGTGTGAGGCCTCGTTCTGTGACAAGCACTTGAGTAGACACAGTAAGTCATCAGAACATACTTTAGTTGAACCTACTGCTACCCCGAAGGAAAGAAAATGTTCCACACACAAGGAGGTGCTGAAATACTATTGTCCTATAGACACCGCCTGTATCTGTGTGTCCTGCTGTCTGGTCGGGGAGCACAGGGGACATGACGTGGAGCTACTGGACGTGGCCTctgagaagaagaaagaaaaactgAGGAAATATCTGAAGGAACTAAACCCACAAAAAGCAGATATTCAGGCAAGACTCCACAATCTGCAGGATCGTCAGAGGAATATCCAGGAGAAAGCCTCTGATAAGAGGAAGAATGTCAGGAAGTTATTTATGGACATTAAGAAGCAACTGGAAATGGCAGAAAAGAAAGCGCTGAGCGAGATCTCCAGGCAGGAGGAGAAGATTGTGTCCCACATATCTGATCTGATCAAGAAGCTGGAAATAGAGGCGGACGAGCTGTCCAGGAAGATGCATCACGTGGAGGAGATGTGTCATGTCACCGACCCAATAAGACTCCTACAAGAAAGTGACATTACAGTATGTGGTCGTGGAGATGATGAGGACACAGGTGGAGAGGGCAGGTCTGAGGATGGTCTGGATGAGGTTCTGATCTCACTGACCTTACACCGATCTATGAGGGATATTGTCACCAATGTCAGATCAGAGCTCGGGCTCCATGTTCCAGACATATTGCTGGATGAGGACACTGCTCATAGATATTTGAAGATATCAGAAGATCGGAAAACAGCAACAGATTCAGAGAAAGAAGAACAGGACAGACCAGAATCACCAGAAAGGTTTCTGATCTACCCCCAGGTGTTAAGCAGATGTGGCCTCTCCTCAGATAGATATTACTGGGAGCTAGAGTGGAACCTGATAGGAGAATGTGGTGTCGGACTGTCCTATCCCAGTATAGAAAGGGAAGGAGATGAGTCTGGTATTACATATAATGAAAAATCTTGGTGTCTGGTTATGTCTGATACAGTATGTGCAGCGTATCACAACTCAGCCATATTACCTCTCAATATAAATTCATGTCCTAGACTTGGTGTCTTCTTAGACTATGAGGCCGGGCGTCTGTCCTTCTATCAGCTGTGTGACCCCATCAGACACTTACACACCTTCACCGCCTCCTTCTCTGAACCCCTAC